Within Fusarium fujikuroi IMI 58289 draft genome, chromosome FFUJ_chr08, the genomic segment TTTCGAGTTCTCGATCGCATGCTTACTATGGAACAATCAAGATCCAGCAAAACGTGTTTGGATTCTTCAAggtcgacaagaagaaccgaGTGTTGGATGCGGTACATGTAGACAATCCACCAGTCATACGTTTCAGCAAGGGAATGTGGCTCGATGTGCCTAAGAAGGCGATGAGAATTCTCCAAGAGAGACGTCTTCACATTGCCGCCGCGATACACGCTGCAGAGCATGCCATTATGAGTCTACTGCCAGCCTTCGTTATCAGCATGCCTGGTGATGTACGAACAGAGTGCAAGACGGCGGTGAAAGAGTTTGCAAAACAAGAATCACAGCGGAAGCGACCAGCACGGTTAACATTCTACGATGCCAAAGGTGGTGCAGGAGGATCAGGTATCAGCACGAAAGCATTTGACCATGTCGATCAACTACTACGGGATGCGTTGAAGCGGGTCGAAGACTGTCACTGTGAGCGAGGTTGTGTTGAATGTGTGGCATCGGAGTTGTGCAAGCAAGCGAACGAAGTGATGAGTAAAGTTGGTAGTCAAGTGATTCTCAAGACTCTGTTGAACGTCGAGATTGATATGGAGTCACTGCCGATGGGTCCAGAGTTAAACATTCCCATAGGTACCGAGACAGTCGTTCTGGCAGAACCTGTTCCATACCGGGCCAAAGAGACTGCCTTTGAGAACCGCAGCATTACCGATAACAACGGATAAATAACAACATGAGGCCTGAGGATACGTGTTGCTATCACTGTTATTTTTGACTGCTTTGATTACAGCCGGCTTGGCAAAGGATTTACTTGCATCCCCCCCCCAGTGTATATAGCTACCTTTGTTCCGAGTAATGAATTTAGATCTCCAGTCTCTCTTATGTGTGGTCCACGCTCAaacttcgtcttcttctcgactcTTTAagtttccttttttttttttttttttttttaatttccttttatcCTTCAGGGCGTACTTCTGCTTTCGAATCCCAAGATTGTTCTCGCCCAAGATGAATGTCCCTCTTCCATGGCAAGATACATCAAACTATAATATCGACTATGTAGCAATACATACTTCGGCTTATGGGGTTGCCAGAATGGCTGCAACTCAACCGAATGCTGGGCGAACCGAGGGACGCCCTTTCTAATGTTGTCGAATACTTGACGCCACGTCCCCGGTAGTCACGATTTATCTCGTCTGGCTCTGGTAGCAGTCCTAGTATCATCATAAGCATATAGGGGGTCTTGATTCTTTCCTCTACTGCGTTGTCTGCTCACATATGGTGATGTGCACCAACGATACCAGAAATTGTTCAGGGTTAGCGGCACAAACAGAGCGAGGCTGTCAGCTCTGGCATTTGTGATATCAGAATCTTACACAGGAACTACTGTAGCAAGAGAGGATTTGCATACTGGCTTGCAAATTCGATATGAAGCCTCCTTCTAGGCGTCAAGCCGCAAGAGATGGGTGTTTGAATGGGAGTGTCGGTAGACGGGAAACCGGCACAGGGGATCATAGAATAAATGCCCCTGTCTGGCTGATGAACAGGCCTTTTCTAAGTCTAGCGTCTGCGGTGTGACTTGGTGTTGCTAAGTGGCCTGTATGGGGTAAGATGGCTTGGGTCTAGACCTCGGAAGGGTAAAGTGTGAAGGATGTGAAATAAGGATAAAAACAAGAATAATTTGAATGGCACTAGTTAGTAAGTTAGTTAGTTACGTAGGACACCACTGTTGGTATGACGAGTAGAGCCAGGGATAGAAGAACGAGTGAGAGCGCGATAAGACTGCTTTTAATGGTAAGAGAAATGCTAGTTAGCTCTGCTCTGTACGTACAATGATGTTGTCCCGCTGGACAGTGGCTAAAGCGTCAGTGACGTAGCTAGACTAGGGTGAGATCCAAGGCACCGCCAAGCAATGCACCCCCCGAAAATTAACGGTTGGGCCCGGCTTGGCCTGCTAGAGACGAAACTTGGCAGGGCACAAGCATTGTGGGTGACCGCATCCTCATCATGCTGGAGCTATCTCATTGGCTCACGAGGGTCAAGGAGTCTTTTTTATGTACAATTACTGGGAGATTTAGATGAAGCCGTGAATGGATCGAGAGATCTAAAAGGGGGGGTTAGCTGCCGAGACGGGAGGTGTGAAACATGTTGTGCTATGGACAGCAATGCATCCATTGAATAGGTAGAGGATCGACTAGGACGCGAGTGCCTTGTTACAGCAGTGCTTTCCTCGTCTCTGTCGCATCCATTtatatccatccatccatcccttcCCTCTTTTGTTACGCGCTTGgtcctctttctcctcccttttatttttctacTAAGAACCACTCCAACCGCAGCAAGTAAACACACACTATCCGTACCTAGACTACCTATCCAATCCGTATACCCTGGGCGGTCTGGCAGCTGGCTCCCTCCCACAAGCCCCCAGGTCCTAGTTCCTGGTCTCGACCCTTCTCTCTCGGAAATTTGGGAAAACTGTACTTGAACTGTACTGCACTGAAGTGAAGTGAGCATAACTGAGATACGGAGTACAAAAGGCAGCCAACATGCCTCGACATCGCTCATACAACTCTCCCGACATGCGACAAGTCTCATCCGACGACCGTACTCTCCCAGTTCCAAATACATATAGCGAACACAAGAGAGGGGAGAAAAGACATCACGGCAACGGCAAAATGTCTCGATATATCAAGCCTGCGGGCGAGAGTGGCCGAAAGGGCTTCCATCCCATTCACTTTTCCAAGATCTCGTTCAGATCAACCAGTCGAGCTAGTTTACTTTGCAACTTTCTCTGGCCTTTTGTCCCTGCTGCCATTGCTGTTCGCTGTAAGTCTTTCCGACAAACATCTCGTCTCCTGTGTAGACTTGACTCACGCGTATCAGATGCTATGCCCGATAATCATATCACCATTTTCGCGCTGGCCTACATCGCCATGGTCCCGTGTGCCAATTTGATCGGATTTGCTGGTCAGGAGCTTTCACGAAAGCTGCCTCATGTCTTGGGTGTCCTTCTCGAGATCACGTATGTTCCTCATGGATGTGGGCCCGAGAATCAATAACTAATTCTTTCATTTGTAGCATTGGTTCTATCGTCGAAATTATACTTTTCATGGTTCTTCTTTCCAAGGATATGTTTTTCGTTATCAAGGCTGCCATCATGGGTTCAATTCTTGCTACCATGCTACTCTGCCTCGGTGCTTGCTTTTTCGTTGGTGGCATGTTGAAAGAAGAACAGGAATTCAACGAGGCTATCAGCGAAGCCGGAAGCGGACTCCTTCTTACTGCGTCAGTTTACTTTCCGCATCCTTTCCCCTGGTTTCAATAACTGACTGATTCATAGTGGTGTTGTTCTTGCCCTTCCCACTGTCTTCGAGTACGGTGTTGGCAATGGCGATTCCCTTACCGGCGCAAACCTCGATCACAAGACACTCCAAATCTCGCGCATCATCTCGGTTCTTCTGATCATCGCCTACCTTGTATATGTATTTTATCAGGCTCGAACTCACCATGGTATTTACGCTGCTGTATTCGAACAGGATGAGCACAATGATCGGGACAAGCACAAGGAccaagccaaggccaagctcaCCCTCACTGAGTGCATCATCGCTTTGGTCATTGCCGTGGGTCTCGTTGCCTGGACGGCGGTTATTCTCGTCATGCAGATCGAACATGTTATCGGACGGGGTGATGTCAGTGACGCATTCATGGGTCTTATTCTTGTTCCacttgttgagaagctggcgGAGCACTTGACTGCCATCGATGAGGCCTGGGATAACCAAATCAATTTGGCAATGTCCCACGTGCTCGGGGCTACATTACAAACTGCTCTCTTTAACGCTCCTCTTGCCGTCGTTGTCAGCTGGGGACTCAACAAGGGTCTTGATCTCAACTTCGCAGTTTTCGATCTCGTCATGCTCATCCTCGCCATTCTAACCGTTGGTAGATTCCTTCAAGATCAGAAGAGCAACTACCTGGAAGGCTTTCTGCTCATTATTCTCTACGTTGCAATCGCAGTTGCGGCATACTACTATCCAAATCCAACTGGCCATGGATCTGAGGGAGGTGCTGAAAGTAGTTCTGAGGGTGGACATTGATAAAGCTCACCGATTCGTTTGATAGCACCAGTTTTATTTAACCTATTACGATTTTATGTCCAGGAGTCCCTTTCCAGTTTGTTTTTGCTCAAGGATAGTCTGTCGGCAAAGATGCACAGAGTTGGTTGTGGAAGCATGTATAGTATATTGTTTGTTCATATGTACGTTCCTCAACTCTGATTTTATGGAGCTGGCAAGGAATCCCCCCCCCCAataaaaaaattatatatcctCTAAACGCCAATTTCCTCACGTCTCCTTATGAGGAAACATCGTTACATACATAAGCAGTCTACTTTGACCATCAGATCATCGCCCAAAGATTTTTTAGAAGAATACAAAATCATCTGATTTGAAACCCATGCCCAGAAATGAGGCCTCAACAGCCTTAACCATCGGTGGAGGCCCACAAACAAGCACCAACTCGTCACCCTCGCCGCTTGCCTTGGGTAGGGTCATTTCTTCAGGAACCAGGGCTTGGTTCACAAAACCCTTGAGGCCATTCCATTTTGGTGGAGGGTTAGAGAGGGCATTGACGACTCGGCATCTTGCAGGGTTGGCAGCCTCCAGTTGGTCGAGCTCTTCCTTGCAAAGAATATCGTCAACACTCCGGTTGCCGTTGAAGACTAGGCATGGTGTCGTGTCGTTAGGATTATGCATGATGGCGCGGAGTACTTGGCGGATAGGAGTAATTCCAGAACCACCACAGACCATGATGAAACGGCGAACACGACGTTCTCTGTCATTGATTGTGCAGAGCCCATTGCCTTGGTAGACAAATTTGCCCGTAGGCCCTTTGAAGTCAACCCAGTGACCAATAGGAAGGGCATCGAGCGCTTGTGTCATGACACCGCCCTTTCGCTGAGGAGTGTCATAGTAGATCTTGATAAGAATATCTAGACGACCACAATCTGAGCCGTCGGAGTACGGTGTGTATGAGCGTATGACTGCCTCACGGGTGGCAGGGTCGCGGAGACGCATCATAAGATGCTGGCCAGTGGGGAGGCCGATCTTCTGGCCTTCgtggttgagcttgaaggagaagatcttTGTATCCGGTGAGATGGATGTCTTTTTATCCAGAATAGCCTTGCTCCATGTCTTGGACTGGAGGAATACTTCTCGGTTTGCGTCATCGCTCGTCTTGGTAGCATCGCCACTGAGAATGGCACGGGATTCTTCATCGAGGGTGCCGATATGATATGTGGGCAACATGGCTTTTGCATTCTCGCTGTCTGATGCAAATGTTAGTGGGCATTTGAATGGACTTGGTATGATTAGGTGGGACTTACGAATGGCCATAAATTCTTCAGTAGCATCTTGACCAGCGGCACCAAAGATTGATGCTGCACCACCGGGGTGACCAGAGAGGTAAGGAGTGCCATCGTACACTTCGCCCTTGACAACGAACCaaggctcttcttcaccactGTGCGCCTTGAGCTCTTCTATGGTGATCTTTCGGTTGATCTGAGGGTTGGTCATGCAGATCTGCTTCTCAGGCTCCTTTACCACCACCTCTTGAACTTCACCAGGAGCCTTCTCGCCCCAGTAGCCGTTGGTAAGATTACCGCCGGCCTCCTTGACTCGCTCCATCCAGCCCTTGATCTTTAGAGTAGCGTGGGTGGGATGCTCGAAGCGAAGTGCATCATCCTCCTGATGGATCACGATTCGGAACCATGGGTTGTTCATCATACCCAGTACGCTCCAGTACATATCTCGAGGCTGTACGTTCATAGCCTCGTCCATAGCACGCATCATTATATCATCTGCACTCTTTAACTCATCCAGAGGAATGTCAAGATCCCAGAAGCACCAGCAGAATGATGTCTCACGCCACCACATGTCGACACGCCCCCCGTAGAGGGTATCACCCTCAGGGGCGTTGCGGTAGTCATCCTCTGGGTATCGGATGTTGGCAAGTCTCCAAGATTTACCTTTGTCAAGGGTAACTTCGACTCGTGTAATGCGTCTTCCGCCACCACCGTAGGCATAACCTCGCACCTTATAACTTGCCGGAGCGCCCGTGAGCGAGACTTTCTCTTCATGGGCAGGGTAGCAAATGGCACTATTAGTGCTTAGGTCATAAATGGCATacttctcatccttccaGACCTCGGGCAAGTTTGCACTCTCTTCCGGCGAGATCATGGTGGGTAGGACTCGGTTGTCATAGATGTGGTACCAGTTGTCGCTGGGTTCTTGTGTGACAGTAATCTTCTTGAGCCACTTAATGCTTCGACCACCTATTTGCCCAGGAATGACGATACGAACAGGCTTGCCGTGGTCTGGATGTAAGGTCTTGCCGTTCATCTTGTGAGCCACCATAACACCTCTGTTAGGATCCATGCACcagttgagcttgatggagGTACCATAATAGCCATTGGGTAACTTGTCTGCTCCCTCGAAGCAAACATACCGGGCTCCACGCAGGGGCTTTGCTGCAGCAAGCAGATCTCCGATGGCAACACCGGTCCAGAGAGCTGTTGACAGGCCGGCAGCTCCCCAAGAGAAACCCTTGGTCTTGCGAACAATGTTCTGCTCTTTGCGACGGTTTCCAGCACACACGAATGTTACTGGATAAGTCAATTGCTGGTagtcgttgatgagatctcGTACGTTCATCTTGATGGGGTTTTCGACAAGGCCACCTATTTCGAACTCCCAGTCGAGGATATCATCGTCTTCACATCTAGGCACGTGTCCGTGGTTACGGACATAGTGAAGATTCTCGCTGGTTAGGAAACCTTCGTCGTATAAGTCGCTCAGGGGTGCCTCAACGTTGAACGGGTGGACTCCAGTTAGACGAATGAGGCGTGGATCTCTCTCAACAAAGTTGTCCGGGGTTTTGAGATCCTCCTTAAGGACAGACTTTGGAGAGCATTTTGGAGGTAGAGGATAAGGCTTGATATGGTCGAGACGAGGGGATTCGATTGATGAGAGTTCTTGTAGATCGTGGAAGCTACCTATCCGAGATGGCTTTGCTGTTCCTGGAGGAGTAGGAGGAAGGCTATGGGTATGTGTATGGGCTGAGATTGGTTCAGAGTTTTCAGGGATCTTTTCCTGATGTAGGAGGgttgttattgttgttgttggagtCTCCATAGTGTATCAAGATATGTGTGCCAGTTGTGAAGAGGATTCAAGAATGGTTACACAGCCGTATGTATTGATAGCATTGTTTGAATTGAAGATTAGTCTAAGAGGCAGCAGAAAGTGCAGTATAATAAGTCTTATCGCGGGTGATCTGACGTGATGGCACTGCCGCTTGTCCGTTTCGTTGGTCTAGGACCCCCCTGAGGTTCTCCATTTGGGTCTGCTGAGGCTTAGTTCATGATACCGTGTTTCTCTATTTCCCGCGAGGAGATGCAAGTTACGATTGAGTGGATGCATTGGGCTCTGGTCTGATCCCGCGGAGGTTGAAGAGTATGCGTTATCAGGAGATAGAGGCGATGGGCGAATCACGTCTGTTCCTTAGCTGATTGCCCCCGGAGATGTCTGAATCACCGAGGGCCCACATTGCAACTGGGCTGATAAGGGGATCAAGATAGTGGGAAGCAAGGCAGCGCATAGATGGGTGCTTGTCGGTAATGTCTCGTGGATTATAGGTGATCAAGTTTTCTGCCCGGAGATGCTAAACATCTCAAGACTGTGGGCACATTTTCCGTCCAGAATTGACCATGGTCATACTATCAATGGATagagttgaggttgatgaaggatTATGATAAAACAGGAACTGATATGGATGTCTAAGTTGTCTTGAATGATATGATGTTATACTCTGCATAGGCTGGAATTGTTTGCTGAATCAATGGCTTATGATACCTTAAAGAACCAAAATAATGTATTTGTGAGTTTCGGATGGTTTTCCATTTTCAGATACGCCGATAACGTTTGGTACTCGATCTCATATGGGTGTAAGCTCCAAGATCGAATCAAGGCCTTCATGGAGGACAGACGCTAGAACATTGTTCCGGTACTTGGTTCAACACAAACCCGGCAGTAACGACTACAGTAGCCCGACAGCGCGGCACTTATACTTAGGTATATGCTGTTTACACATAGACGAGTAGCCTAACCTAGAGCTGATCACCACCCGGTAGGGTTCATTATCAATCTACAATAATATTTAGTTTCCCAATCATATGTCTTATAGTCTGCAACTCTCAATAAAATCGCGATGCGATGACTGAATCCTAACTCTGAGTACGCTTTTAGTGCGGCGTTAGCTTTGGTAATTGCCCAAACCTCAAAGTCTTGTGTTACCTTAAATACCTACCTGCCTATCTTGTGACTGGAAATTAATTGTGAGTTCAGTAGAGGTATCTTAGAGTCCTCGTTCAAATGTACCTACTGATCCTGACTTACATGGGGTAGAAATCAAAGCTTCCATTATGTACCAGGCTTAGGCTACCTATACCTTACCTAGTAGGTACGGAGTATACCAATATGACTTTGGTGGCAGGCGAAACTTGACCCCACCCTGGGCACCTGCACCTCCACCCTTAGGTGTAGTCTGTACCTTACCGTTCATCGCTGTCGACTTCAAAATCAGGTAACAGCAAAACCTCAAACAGACACTGACTGCCCTGGCGTACCAGCCCTGCCACATTGCATATCCCCCGTCCTGGCTTGACGGACGCACCCATGTCGGCTCTGTTGCCTTATCTACAGCATCAATTTCTGGGGAAATATATCCCTTAGCAGGCA encodes:
- a CDS encoding related to vacuolar Ca2+/H+ antiporter, whose translation is MPRHRSYNSPDMRQVSSDDRTLPVPNTYSEHKRGEKRHHGNGKMSRYIKPAGESGRKGFHPIHFSKISFRSTSRASLLCNFLWPFVPAAIAVRYAMPDNHITIFALAYIAMVPCANLIGFAGQELSRKLPHVLGVLLEITIGSIVEIILFMVLLSKDMFFVIKAAIMGSILATMLLCLGACFFVGGMLKEEQEFNEAISEAGSGLLLTAGVVLALPTVFEYGVGNGDSLTGANLDHKTLQISRIISVLLIIAYLVYVFYQARTHHGIYAAVFEQDEHNDRDKHKDQAKAKLTLTECIIALVIAVGLVAWTAVILVMQIEHVIGRGDVSDAFMGLILVPLVEKLAEHLTAIDEAWDNQINLAMSHVLGATLQTALFNAPLAVVVSWGLNKGLDLNFAVFDLVMLILAILTVGRFLQDQKSNYLEGFLLIILYVAIAVAAYYYPNPTGHGSEGGAESSSEGGH
- a CDS encoding probable nitrate reductase encodes the protein METPTTTITTLLHQEKIPENSEPISAHTHTHSLPPTPPGTAKPSRIGSFHDLQELSSIESPRLDHIKPYPLPPKCSPKSVLKEDLKTPDNFVERDPRLIRLTGVHPFNVEAPLSDLYDEGFLTSENLHYVRNHGHVPRCEDDDILDWEFEIGGLVENPIKMNVRDLINDYQQLTYPVTFVCAGNRRKEQNIVRKTKGFSWGAAGLSTALWTGVAIGDLLAAAKPLRGARYVCFEGADKLPNGYYGTSIKLNWCMDPNRGVMVAHKMNGKTLHPDHGKPVRIVIPGQIGGRSIKWLKKITVTQEPSDNWYHIYDNRVLPTMISPEESANLPEVWKDEKYAIYDLSTNSAICYPAHEEKVSLTGAPASYKVRGYAYGGGGRRITRVEVTLDKGKSWRLANIRYPEDDYRNAPEGDTLYGGRVDMWWRETSFCWCFWDLDIPLDELKSADDIMMRAMDEAMNVQPRDMYWSVLGMMNNPWFRIVIHQEDDALRFEHPTHATLKIKGWMERVKEAGGNLTNGYWGEKAPGEVQEVVVKEPEKQICMTNPQINRKITIEELKAHSGEEEPWFVVKGEVYDGTPYLSGHPGGAASIFGAAGQDATEEFMAIHSENAKAMLPTYHIGTLDEESRAILSGDATKTSDDANREVFLQSKTWSKAILDKKTSISPDTKIFSFKLNHEGQKIGLPTGQHLMMRLRDPATREAVIRSYTPYSDGSDCGRLDILIKIYYDTPQRKGGVMTQALDALPIGHWVDFKGPTGKFVYQGNGLCTINDRERRVRRFIMVCGGSGITPIRQVLRAIMHNPNDTTPCLVFNGNRSVDDILCKEELDQLEAANPARCRVVNALSNPPPKWNGLKGFVNQALVPEEMTLPKASGEGDELVLVCGPPPMVKAVEASFLGMGFKSDDFVFF